GCCCTGGTGCCGCATGTGGCGGCCATGGGCATGCTGCTGCAGTCGCTGTTGCGGGAACTGGTGGACCAGCGCCCCCACCAGCTCGAGGGGGTGCGCGGCTGGGGGCTGCTGCAGGGTCTGGTGCTCAAGGCCGACGGTGAGCTCACGGCACCGGCGATTGCCCTGCGGGCGATCGAAGCCGGCCTGTTGGTGGTGCCCGCCGGCCCGCGTGTGGTGCGCTTCGTGCCGCCGCTGGTGATCCGGCCCAAGCACCTGCGCCTGGCGGTCAGCCGCCTCGCGCAAACGCTGGATGCGTTGGCCGGCGCCTGAAGCTGTCGAACGCCTCGGTTTCTCATCGGTTCCCAACCATCGACGACTTCGCCGACCTGATCGAACCGTTCAGCCGTCGCGGGGTGGACCTGGGCCTGGAGCGTCTGCGGGCGGCGCTGGCGGAGCTGGGCCATCCCGAACGCCGCTTTGCCGCCGTGCAGGTGGCCGGCACCAACGGCAAGGGCTCGATCTGCGTGCTGCTCCATGCGGCGCTTCAGGCCGCCGGCCATCGCTGCGGGCTCTACACCTCGCCCCATCTGGTGAGCTGGTGCGAACGGATCCAGCTGGGGGCCGCTCCCATCGCTCCCGCCCACCTGCGCCGCCTGCTGACGGCCCTGCAACCGCTGGCGCGCCGCCACGATCTCACCCCGTTCGAGCTGGTGACGGCGGCGGCTTTCGTGGCCTTCGCCGAAGCCGGGCTGGAGATCGTGGTGCTGGAGGTGGGGTTGGGGGGACGGCTGGATGCCACCACGGTCCACCCTGATCGCCGCGTGCTGGGGTTCGCCAGCATCGGCCTCGACCACGCTGAATTCCTCGGTGACAGCGAGGCGGCGATCGCCGCTGAAAAAGCCGGCGTGCTGCATGGGGCCGCTGCGGCCGTGTCTGGGCCCCAGCGGCCCGATGTGGCGGCCGTGCTGGCGCAGCGGGCGCAACAGCAGGGCTGCCCACTTCACTGGGTGAGACCGCTGGAGCAACAGGGGCAGGAGCTGGTGGCGGGTCGGTTGCGCTGGCGCCATGGCCTGCCGGGCGACATGCAGCGCACCAATGCGGCGGTGGCGCTGGAGATGCTCCAGGTGCTGCGCCGCCAGGGCTGGCACCTCCCCGACGGGGCGATCAGCGCGGGGTTTGCCGCCGCCCGCTGGCCAGGCCGCCGGCAGCGGGCGCGCTGGGGCCAGCTGCCCCTGCTGCTGGACGGGGCGCACAACCTGCCGGCGGCCCAGGCGCTGCGGGCCGAACTTGACGGTGGCGGCAGGGGCACGCCGGCGCCGCCCCAGCTCTGGGTGCTGGGCATGCTGGCCAACAAGCAGGGCCCGGAGATGGTGCACGCCCTGCTGGCCCCCGCGGATCGCTGCTGGCTGGTGCCCGTTCCCGGCCACGCCTGCTGGAGCGCCGCCGAGCTGCGCAGCGCCTGCCCAGAGCGGGCCAGCGCCCTGCTGGCTGCCGCCAGCCTGGAAGAGGGACTGGCGGCGGCGTCCACCGTCTGGGAGACCGTTGCCGGGGCCGCGCCGGTGGTGGTGGCGGGCTCGCTCTACCTGCTGGGCAGCCTGCTGGCGGCTGGCACGCTGGACCTGGTCCCCGGGGCAGGGGAGAGTGAGGACGGCATGTCCGGGCTGGAGCGATGACAGTGAGGCATCAAGAGGGAAGGACGCAGAGAGAGGTGGTGGTGCGTAAAGAGGCAGTGGAAGCGGCCACGCTGCCGGGCTGGCGCTGGCTGGCGGTGCGCCCAGCCCTGGCCGTGAACACGCGCTTGGCCGCACTGGCCGTGCTGGTAGCGGCGCTGCTGCTGGGGGCAGGCCTGGGGCCGCTGCCGGCTCTTGCGCTCGACACCTCCGCCGGGGTGGGCCTCCAGGAGCGCGCTCTGTTTCAGGACCGGGTCGATTACACGCTCACCAACCAGAGCGGCGTGGATTTCAGTGGTCAGCAGCTCGCCAACACGTCGTTTGCCGGCGCGCTGGGGCGGGATGCCGATTTCTCTGGAGCCGATCTGCACGGCTCGATCCTCACGCAGGGAGTGTTTTCGCGCTCCGATTTCCGTGGCGCCGATCTCTCCGACGCGCTGATGGACCGGGCTGACTTCAGTGAAACCGATCTGCGCGGTGCCCTGCTGCGCGGGGTGATCGCCGCCGGCAGCAGCTTCAGCGGCGCGCAGGTGGAGAACGCCGACTTCACCGATGCTCTGCTGGACCGCGCCGATCAGCGCGCTCTCTGCCAGCGGGCCAGCGGCACCC
Above is a window of Synechococcus sp. MW101C3 DNA encoding:
- a CDS encoding folylpolyglutamate synthase/dihydrofolate synthase family protein; protein product: MDLGLERLRAALAELGHPERRFAAVQVAGTNGKGSICVLLHAALQAAGHRCGLYTSPHLVSWCERIQLGAAPIAPAHLRRLLTALQPLARRHDLTPFELVTAAAFVAFAEAGLEIVVLEVGLGGRLDATTVHPDRRVLGFASIGLDHAEFLGDSEAAIAAEKAGVLHGAAAAVSGPQRPDVAAVLAQRAQQQGCPLHWVRPLEQQGQELVAGRLRWRHGLPGDMQRTNAAVALEMLQVLRRQGWHLPDGAISAGFAAARWPGRRQRARWGQLPLLLDGAHNLPAAQALRAELDGGGRGTPAPPQLWVLGMLANKQGPEMVHALLAPADRCWLVPVPGHACWSAAELRSACPERASALLAAASLEEGLAAASTVWETVAGAAPVVVAGSLYLLGSLLAAGTLDLVPGAGESEDGMSGLER
- a CDS encoding pentapeptide repeat-containing protein — protein: MAALAVLVAALLLGAGLGPLPALALDTSAGVGLQERALFQDRVDYTLTNQSGVDFSGQQLANTSFAGALGRDADFSGADLHGSILTQGVFSRSDFRGADLSDALMDRADFSETDLRGALLRGVIAAGSSFSGAQVENADFTDALLDRADQRALCQRASGTHPLTGISTRASLECG